The following proteins are encoded in a genomic region of Streptomyces lunaelactis:
- a CDS encoding DUF3027 domain-containing protein: protein MSAATTRSRTPDRLCAEAVDLAREAAEEAAAPGVVGEHVSLVSEGDRVVTHFFECKEPGYRGWRWAVTVTRASRAKNVTLDETVLLPGADALLAPEWVPWSERLRPGDMGPGDLLPTEAEDLRLEPGFTGEDVPPPNSVIADAAPSHDLAERVEAEDAELTDRRPGTDATIDNGRGAIAALAEELGMRRARVLSRYGLHIAADRWDEAFGAKTPMAQAAPAACVTCGFLVPMAGSLRQAFGVCANEFSPADGHVVSLTYGCGGHSEAAVMPKPPTPAPHVFDSMGTDEFPLRPARDSGSVSSEPDGASEDLGHS, encoded by the coding sequence GTGAGTGCTGCGACGACGCGAAGCCGAACCCCTGACCGCCTGTGCGCCGAGGCGGTAGACCTTGCCCGGGAGGCGGCCGAAGAGGCCGCTGCCCCTGGAGTGGTCGGCGAGCACGTGTCCCTTGTCTCGGAGGGTGACCGTGTAGTCACGCACTTCTTCGAGTGCAAGGAACCGGGCTACCGGGGCTGGCGCTGGGCGGTGACCGTGACGCGGGCCTCCCGCGCCAAGAACGTCACGCTCGACGAGACTGTCCTGTTGCCGGGAGCCGACGCCCTGCTGGCGCCCGAGTGGGTGCCCTGGAGCGAGCGGCTGCGGCCCGGCGACATGGGCCCCGGCGATCTGCTGCCCACCGAGGCCGAGGATCTGCGGCTGGAGCCCGGCTTCACCGGCGAGGATGTTCCCCCGCCGAATTCCGTGATCGCCGACGCCGCGCCGTCCCACGATCTCGCCGAGCGCGTGGAGGCCGAGGACGCGGAGCTCACCGACCGCAGGCCCGGCACGGATGCCACCATCGACAACGGCCGCGGGGCCATCGCGGCGCTCGCGGAGGAGCTCGGCATGCGCCGGGCCCGCGTGCTGTCCCGGTACGGGCTGCACATCGCCGCGGACCGCTGGGACGAGGCCTTCGGCGCCAAGACGCCGATGGCCCAGGCAGCTCCTGCCGCCTGTGTGACCTGCGGTTTCCTGGTTCCGATGGCGGGCTCCCTGCGGCAGGCCTTCGGCGTCTGCGCGAACGAGTTCTCGCCGGCTGACGGGCACGTGGTGTCCCTCACGTACGGCTGCGGCGGTCACTCCGAGGCGGCCGTGATGCCGAAGCCGCCGACGCCGGCGCCGCATGTATTCGACTCGATGGGCACGGACGAGTTCCCGCTGCGCCCCGCCCGCGACAGCGGTTCGGTCTCCTCCGAGCCGGACGGCGCCTCGGAGGATCTCGGCCACTCCTGA